CATCAGCAATCAGCTTCCAGATGGGTTCAAATCTAATCATTTTATGAAACCGACAAAACTTTGATTGCGCCATGTTAGAAAGGGTTTAGCTTGGAAATGCTCCATTCAACCATTTCAATAATTAAGTTCACATGGGATGCGACTGGATTTCGGTGTCCCTTCATTGAAGGAGGAGTTTTTCTATAGAATAATTTCTCAACAACCATGCCTCGTcaactttgttttaatttttaataaaaactcaaacaaTGCTGTTTTGAACAATTccttttttggtaaaaaaataaacgatGTAACTTTTATTGAATCTCACTCGAGTTTAACCATTCCAAACAAGTCATGATTTAACTtgctaaattatttaaatttgattaagttaattaataaaaaccgaCCTCCGTCAATGAATCATCATCCGCAAAGCCAAACCCACTGATAAGTATGCTTAAAGTCATGCTCGAAATGATAGAGGAGGTAGCAAAGTCCGATACTAACCCCTAGGAGGCGAGGGATTGTGGATCTGTCATGTTGAAAACTCTTTCTGGAAATGAAAGTTAGGACAACGATCCCACTTGCCCCGACCATTTAAATCCATTTGCATCTTTGAACTAGAACAACTGGAGAACGAATTCAACAAGTTGAAATATGATTGGACTTTTGGACCATGCCCAACTTGAACTGGGCCTGACTTTGGGCATCAGACATCTTTTGCCTTTTTTCAGGGTCACAAATGATTAATTACTTCACTATTTGTCAGTTAAAGACAAAGAAATCGTCCATTAAAGGAAGTTGGACGGATATCATATAAAACCAGGGAGATAAAAGAGTAAAGCAACAGAAAAGAAGCAGCATCTAACCCCTGAATCAAGGGAAGAGAAAGAGGAAAgatttgaaagaaacaaaaaagggaGTCAGAGGATTCGTGCTAAGAAACCCAAATTACTCACAGGTTCATGATAGTTAAAAGGCTCACAGTGAAATTGGATCTCCCTTACTAAAAACCAGAGGGAAAGGTCCAACACACATGCAATAAGAACTACTAACATATAACATCATAGATACATGAAGACTCAATAACCATATACACAGTACTGGAGAACACCGTGCATTGTAACTGCCTTTATTCAATTGAAGACAAGCATAACTGTCACTGCAATTAAGGTTTCGAACATGGATTAGTGGTGGCTTCAACCAGACCATCCTCCCCTCTGAGAACCCCCAGATGAATGCACTTTCAACCTATCCAGCACAGAATTAAAATCCACAGGCTCACCACCCTCCTCCATCCTCTGAATCACGCTGACAACATGATCACCTCGGAAACCCATGTTTACCAATTTCTCAATCAAGTCGTTGTAGAAATTGTTGCGCACAAAGTGTGAAGGGCTTGAATGGCGGGGCAGCATACCTGCACCTGCAGCTGGCTGAGGAGGGTATACACCCTGGGGGAAGTGAGGTTGTTGAGATGTATGGTGTGTTCTCCCAGTTTCACCATCATAGATCATGTATGCACTTACTGGGGGCAGGCCTGGATGAGATCCAGCAGTTGCATATACATCACTGGGTTGTGCTCCAAAATTGCCCTTAATTTGCTGAGGTGGAGGTTGCTGTGGAACTGCTGCTCTTCCAGCTCCATATCCATATGGCACCGTGTCAGCACAACTAGACATGGGTTGAGGTACACCTGAATATGAAACTTGCATGGGCATGCTGTTAGGTAGAGTCTCTGGTGGAGAGGGATTTGTTGGCTGACCAGCTGGAGGGTAGGGAGTGTAAACTGTGTTGGATGGAGGCTTGATCTGGGGCTGCATGGAGGGCTGTTGAGGTGGTTGTAGTTGCAAATGTAACTGCTGGGGCCACTGTTGCTGGTACTGAGGAAATTGTTGGCCTTGTGGTGTCTGGTTTACTTGTGGCTGTGCTGGTGCCACCCTAGAGACATCTTGCATTTGGGGTGTTCGGTACTGAGGATCAGAAGTTAGATATTGGTTCTGAGGGTGTTGGGTTGGAGCTGCTGGAGTTGGTAAAGGGGCAGGAGACAAATAATAAGATTGCTGTTGTGCCACATTCTGAGGTGGGGTTTGAGAGAGTGGAGGCACAGGTGGGGCCTGTTGCTGTGGTGCTACCTGGTGAGGCAGAGCAAGAGCCAATTGCTGGTTACGTATTTCAGATGTATTGTCAGTTGTTTTGGGATCAGAGGCAGCTGGTGCAACTTTTTCCTCACTAGATTGGGAATGGCTTGATGAAGAGGGTTCCTTCTGTGCAAGCTGAAGCTTGTATAATTCTTTCTGAGTCTCAGCGAGTTCTTGCTTGTCCCTTAGAATCTGGACAGACCTGTGCACCTGCAGCAAACACCATAAAACAAGCCATACTATAGTATCATACGAccagaaaaaagatgaaatgcTTGAAGATCAAGATATGTTGTcagcaaaaaaaagaagtgataAACTTATTAGTAATTGCATTTTAATAGTTCAATAGTTTAAAAATGAAGCAGGATTGCCTTCCGACAGAAACCCATAATTCTTTTCCACTGGGGCTCCAGAAAGTACAatcagaaaacaaataattacccTAATATTACATTATTACTAATATCACTCATATGCATTTATTTAGCCTCCCTAAATTTATCAAAGTACCACTATCACTCAAATTAAGCATTTAGCCAGTCAGGATGTTTTACTCGACCCAAAAGTTGAAAACCTGGTAACCATATGCACTCCCATGTGTCATCCAATGACCAAGGGAAATAAGCAAAGGTAAAACACAGTTCCTTTGGACAAAATTACTAGTTAGTAAACCATGATATTGAAAATACTGATAAAAAGCAATCTAATCACCTCTTGAATGTGCTTCTCGAGAGATTTAAGTTTTAAATCTGCCTCCTCATTGTCACGAACAAAATCTGATCGCATTTCTCCAATTGATTTATCAAGGTTGTAGCAACACAATTCCAACTGGGACAGCCGTGAACTGATACCCTCAAGAAAACGCATGATGTTGtcagtttgttttttcatgcttttctCAACAATAGAGACCACATCTTGATTGAAAGAATCCTCTGGCTGGCTATAGGAAGTAGCAGGAAACATTGATGACCTTGTCATTCTACTTTTGTGAAAATCCTGCTTGAAGTAGAAAATTGCAGTTCCTCATATAAGTGAATGTGATAATAATTCTGCTTATACTGAACAGCTATAAAAAATGCATTCCAGGTTAAGCATTCAAGTTGAGTAGAAAGTAAGAAACTACTGAAAAGATCTAAGAAAAATGATCTGAATTAGACTCTTTCAATTCTCGAACTAGGACTTCTCAAAGCATGTACACGGAAAATATCAATTGGGTACTTTCTTAGTAAACAAAGTaccgaaagaaaaaagaagaagaaagaacagCTATCTAGTGGCAAGTAGTTCTGTGGTGTGCAAACAAGCTTTTCAGCAAAACTTTTAAAGTGCAGCCAGTTATCATCATCAGTTcaccacaatatttaaatttccaGAAAAAAGAGCTGTAAGATCTAAATGCTTTGCTTTCCAAATGGCACTTGTCTGTTATCCAACCCTACCAGCAATGTAGAGCTCAATGATCGTTTGTAATGGCACTTGTTTGTTATccaaatttgatattttgaagTAATGAATTGCCAAGTAAGCACAATCAAACATTCCTACTCTTTTTTCCctcatgatttttttgcatttaaaaagcAGTCAGACTAACATGTCATtctaaaacacatttttttcctCCAAAGAAACTTTAAGATGTGTGGTTCTGAGGTATCAGGATCTCTTTGCACTCACCTAGCATTGCAATAAAGCAAGCATGAGACTATGCAGCTAAATATTGAGGCCCCAAACTTCTctcattttctaataaaaattccaTTACATTGGCTAAAAATAGTATCCTCGCACATCATCTTATTCCATCTAAACCTCAACACTTATCTTAAGAAATGATAAAATCGATGAAATTTAACCAAAACTCGATCGACTTTCATATTCTAATTTGAAAACAAGGAAAACCAAATTCAAACAAACCCAAAAGGCCTAcgattttttcaacaaaaactgTAAATTATTATATTCACCTTTTGCTTGCCATATAACAAAAACAGCAAAATAGTTAAAGAAAGAAGTCAACAACCACCAAAactttcactaaaaaaattaaggactctACTggcaaaaaccaaaaaaaaaaaaaaattcaccattAATCATCCCAAGATTAGTTAGAAAAATCCATAACCAAATCCAAAaatctaaaaccctaaaaagggTCACAGAAATTTCAACATTTACAGctaaaatagcaaaaaataaattgatacttCCATTTAAAATCAAGAATCCAACTCATagtaaaaaaacacacaagaaaTACCTAACCGAAcccaaaaaaaagttcaaaacccTAAATCCCCAAATTCCAAAGAAGCTAAGCACAGATTTCAATAATCACACCTGACCCAACTAAAAGATCAAAGCTTTACCAAACCAAAACAGTTACCTTGCTCGAATTGGACCCTATAACAGTATCTGAATGAGACAGGTTAGAGGAATCTTGATTGTTGGTACCATAATCTTCATAAGAGCAGAGAATGTCATCAGACCCAAAATCGAATCCTTTTGAACCCGAGTTAGTCCGACCCGATGACCCAGATGCCATTTTGGGAAGTGGGAAAATGAAATTATCGAGATTGAGGAGCAAGGTAGAGAGATGAGTATTTAAGGGTTTCTTTGGAGAGAGGATTTTGGGGGGTTTTGAAGAGGATAATACAGAGAAAGTTCAGGGTCGCTTGGCTTGTTTTCTAAGGAAGGTTctgttttcttattaatttatataaaagtgTGAGAAACGTTTTTATATGGAGGATAAGGTGCTATGACCTAGCTAGAAgattcttccttttgttttagtcCACCAACTACAAATCCTTACATTTATATCACGATTTCTTCGTTTCAGgttggtttggttcggttcgggtttgattttacattaattattttatatttattcatttatttaaatatatgctatattttttattttctttagatttattcaaataaataacaatttaatttgaaatgatTGATCTAGTTATTAAAAAGACATGcttcatttcttaattttcttgattcaCTATTTAAGATTAACATATAGAAAATCATAATAGTTGTAGAATAcactttaaagttaaaaaataaatttaaatttaaataaaaataaatttttaatttttataagatataatttaaatcacGTTTCTAAACAGTatttaatcattatttaaaataaattaattgaaacaCAAGTTCCATTGagtaaaaacaatatcaatgaCCTTCCTCTCCTCCTTCccggaaagaagaaagaatggaAGGGCATGCTTCTCTTTTTCTAattctcttcttcattttcaatctCTTAGCCAATTAGGTTTTGAGGAAAGGAAGGGCATCATGCAACTTTGACCAAGGATCAAGCAAATGTGaagttaaatcatgtttctTAACTAGAAAGATTGTAATAAAACCTAACTAAACTAAGTTTGTATTTGGTGTTATGTATTTGGTTATGCAGTTATGTATTTttcgcttaaaaatatatttaaatatttttttatattatcacatcaaaattataaaaaagattaaaaaattattaattttaatatgcttaGATGTCTAAATGTGTATGCATAAGGAACAAAACCTACTACACAAGGtttattatttgttctttttatcaaaaaaatatttttattttattttattattgttcctTCATTGGTGGGTTTTCCAATCCAATCTTGGTAAGTAAGGGACTTGATTGCAAAGTTAGCCATGATTGGATGGTGAAATTGCAAGAAGCATTAGTTTGAggactataaaaaatatctaaaaatataataaaaattaatttttaaaatattttttatttaaaaatatattaaaatatcacaGTTGGACTGACGCTGAGCACCGCTCAATAGTCAAGTTTATGCTTGCAGGAGACTGATCGGTAGTTGGCCTGTTGTTTTACATTTAGCGAATTGGTCCTCATATTTGCATGGAATTTCTGTTGGCGTGTGGGGTGGGAGATGCTGCCAAGATGGACACGTGTATGGATGAGCATTGGAGAGAAGACACGGTCTTGAGAGACAAAAACTATAGTGTACACGGGTCACCACAGAACACAATCAGTGGTGGTGACGTGCACGCCATGATTCACGCTGTTAACGGATCAAGCGTGGTTCGTTTTGGGGTGTTGATGATGGGATGGCCCAGTTAATTTGATGTTGACTAAAGTTTTTGAAAGTCAAAGGGACAATATATTAACCATATAAAACCGacctaggttaaaaaaaaacgtGACAAAGCTTTAAAGTAAAGTTGTCATAAGTGGTTAATTAACTAAAGCTAAATCAGAATATTGCTCACTCATACCCTTTTGCAATTTTGCACCGTCCACTTATTAGTAGTTTAATGGTGTCTTTATGActcatagaaaaaattaatgcagTCTTTTTACGAGGCGTATCGATCATTAAAGCTCTGATCAGGATACACGTGTTTTTCCTTAACTTTTTAAGCATGATAAAATGATCAAATCACCTTTCATCTGGAGACTTATGATGCTGGCAAATAAGGGTATTAAagtctttttatgttttcaaaaaaaccaaatgaagaaTCTAAGGGGTCTTTTGGtcttttcttcatgtttttttttgtgttatggCAGGTTTCATGAAGGACAATGTTGTCTTTTTGCATAgattcaatattatttaaatggaaaaaagtGAAGACGTGTGTGGCACAAACGTTCGCACACTTCAGACAGCTCGTATGATGCCTCCCTCTAGCAATCAAAAGTAGCATTCCGTTGTGTCATTAAATAGCTTGAGCTCCTTGCCTCTTTTCATAATGATAATTGAATGAGCTGAGTACTTAGGTAGTGTTTGACATTGCGGTAACAATGACTTTTCagagtgttttttacttagaaatacattaaaatatatattttttaatttttttaatttatttttgatatcagcacattaaaacaatcgaaaaacattaaaaacattaatttgaagtaaaaaaataattttttttaaaaagcataacCGCACTGCGTAAACAAACACATCCTTAGACAAGGTAGGCAGATTGATGGGGTTTTGCTTCATACATCTTTTCTCATTATTATAATCAATAATTCTGCTTTAAAAAATTTTCCTCCTTGAAGTTCATGTGAAAATGGAACATATAATGGACAAAACTTTGAGAATAGTGGTCGGGAAGAGAAGACAGGTCAAAGgatgaatgaaaattaaaaaaaaaaaatgtataaagtGATTGGGATTATCCACTACTTATGGCGATGAAACACCTTTATTTTGAGAGTTGAGAGTGCCCTGAGCAGGTAATACCTCCATCTCTATAGTGGGAAAAAGCCCTAAGCTCATTTTGCAAGAGAAAATGATGACACCTTGACCCTCTTCTGGCATGGTGATAATCCTAGGAGGGCATGGGAATTGCTCCCTTTTGCCCACAACTGAGCTTTGCAATCCATGATCATGGGAATCACTCCTGCAAAGTGGAGGAGGAAGTgaattttgatttcaagtttGAGCCATGTCTTGCCACTTTaagaatcaagaaaaatcaatcGTTGAGGAGTGGAATTCATTGACCAATCTTGGACTAAATTCTGGTCCCTTCCAGAACTAGAATTTTTATGCCAAGTAATTGCCTATCTTCAAGGCTTTCTAATCTTTTAAAGATGCTGTGAAAGaaattcatataataaaaagaacaaggatGCAATccg
This window of the Populus trichocarpa isolate Nisqually-1 chromosome 13, P.trichocarpa_v4.1, whole genome shotgun sequence genome carries:
- the LOC18104636 gene encoding uncharacterized protein LOC18104636 isoform X2 is translated as MTRSSMFPATSYSQPEDSFNQDVVSIVEKSMKKQTDNIMRFLEGISSRLSQLELCCYNLDKSIGEMRSDFVRDNEEADLKLKSLEKHIQEVHRSVQILRDKQELAETQKELYKLQLAQKEPSSSSHSQSSEEKVAPAASDPKTTDNTSEIRNQQLALALPHQVAPQQQAPPVPPLSQTPPQNVAQQQSYYLSPAPLPTPAAPTQHPQNQYLTSDPQYRTPQMQDVSRVAPAQPQVNQTPQGQQFPQYQQQWPQQLHLQLQPPQQPSMQPQIKPPSNTVYTPYPPAGQPTNPSPPETLPNSMPMQVSYSGVPQPMSSCADTVPYGYGAGRAAVPQQPPPQQIKGNFGAQPSDVYATAGSHPGLPPVSAYMIYDGETGRTHHTSQQPHFPQGVYPPQPAAGAGMLPRHSSPSHFVRNNFYNDLIEKLVNMGFRGDHVVSVIQRMEEGGEPVDFNSVLDRLKVHSSGGSQRGGWSG
- the LOC18104636 gene encoding uncharacterized protein LOC18104636 isoform X1; this translates as MASGSSGRTNSGSKGFDFGSDDILCSYEDYGTNNQDSSNLSHSDTVIGSNSSKDFHKSRMTRSSMFPATSYSQPEDSFNQDVVSIVEKSMKKQTDNIMRFLEGISSRLSQLELCCYNLDKSIGEMRSDFVRDNEEADLKLKSLEKHIQEVHRSVQILRDKQELAETQKELYKLQLAQKEPSSSSHSQSSEEKVAPAASDPKTTDNTSEIRNQQLALALPHQVAPQQQAPPVPPLSQTPPQNVAQQQSYYLSPAPLPTPAAPTQHPQNQYLTSDPQYRTPQMQDVSRVAPAQPQVNQTPQGQQFPQYQQQWPQQLHLQLQPPQQPSMQPQIKPPSNTVYTPYPPAGQPTNPSPPETLPNSMPMQVSYSGVPQPMSSCADTVPYGYGAGRAAVPQQPPPQQIKGNFGAQPSDVYATAGSHPGLPPVSAYMIYDGETGRTHHTSQQPHFPQGVYPPQPAAGAGMLPRHSSPSHFVRNNFYNDLIEKLVNMGFRGDHVVSVIQRMEEGGEPVDFNSVLDRLKVHSSGGSQRGGWSG